In Halobaculum magnesiiphilum, the following proteins share a genomic window:
- a CDS encoding DUF3267 domain-containing protein has protein sequence MVTASSGDPETVLADLQLSRSLTIQWTVVGTMGFGVAVAAFGALYQLFTGEAVTFQFASADVAWWVGPMNVLAVAALATVILVPHEWLHGLAIRYYGGEPRYGVGLAHFILPYAYATTDHRFTRDQFLVVLLVPLIGITAVGVPLLIVFEWSWLVIPLAANAGGAVGDLWMSMTLLGYPSHVDVEDHRTGIRILGRETDRPRELSMTAVVWDALVGAAVTSVGILVALSFGGLFLLDALGVGSFTVGTPGTITYVVGYVNTPEEISVSVGLGVPALGGLIGLAYSFVRSYRRLGRSAGAGDA, from the coding sequence ATGGTCACCGCGTCCTCCGGCGATCCCGAGACCGTGCTCGCCGACCTCCAGTTATCCCGAAGCCTCACGATCCAATGGACGGTCGTCGGGACGATGGGGTTCGGCGTCGCGGTCGCCGCCTTCGGCGCCCTCTATCAGCTGTTCACCGGCGAGGCGGTGACGTTCCAGTTCGCGTCGGCCGATGTCGCCTGGTGGGTGGGGCCGATGAACGTCCTGGCCGTCGCCGCGTTGGCCACCGTCATCCTCGTTCCCCACGAGTGGCTCCACGGGCTGGCGATCCGATACTACGGCGGGGAGCCGCGGTACGGCGTCGGCCTCGCGCACTTCATCCTCCCGTACGCGTACGCGACGACCGACCACCGCTTCACCCGAGACCAGTTTCTCGTCGTCCTGCTCGTGCCGCTGATCGGGATAACGGCGGTCGGCGTCCCGCTGCTGATCGTCTTCGAGTGGAGCTGGCTCGTCATCCCCCTCGCGGCGAACGCGGGCGGCGCGGTCGGCGACCTCTGGATGTCGATGACGCTGCTGGGGTACCCGTCGCACGTCGACGTCGAGGACCACAGGACCGGGATCCGGATCCTCGGTCGGGAGACGGACCGCCCGCGAGAGCTCTCGATGACCGCCGTCGTGTGGGACGCGCTCGTCGGCGCGGCGGTCACGTCCGTCGGCATTCTGGTCGCGTTGAGCTTCGGCGGCCTGTTCCTCCTCGACGCGCTCGGCGTCGGGTCGTTCACCGTCGGCACGCCGGGGACGATCACCTACGTGGTCGGGTACGTCAACACGCCCGAGGAGATCTCCGTGAGCGTCGGCCTCGGCGTTCCGGCCCTCGGCGGACTGATCGGGCTGGCGTACTCGTTCGTCCGGAGCTACCGGCGACTCGGGCGGTCCGCCGGCGCCGGGGACGCGTAA
- a CDS encoding deoxyribonuclease IV, which translates to MSADSDPTLRVGAHESIAGGTYNAVDALVDDGGNCGQIFTHSPQVWQDPNIDDDEAERFRAASDEHGVGPWVIHSSYLVNLCTPKDDLREKSVDSMQQEVDAADKLGIPYVNVHLGAHTGAGVEQGLDNAASALDELDIPDGVTVLVESDAGSGTKLGGDFEHLAAVLERSEQDLDICLDTAHAFAAGYDLSTAEGVEGTVAELDEVVGLEHLRCVHLNDSKHECGTNKDEHAHVGEGLIGEEGMRAFVNHEDLRDVPLVLETPTEDGKSFAWNIQRVKELRE; encoded by the coding sequence ATGAGCGCAGACAGCGACCCGACGCTGCGCGTCGGGGCACACGAGTCCATCGCCGGCGGCACGTACAACGCGGTCGACGCGCTGGTCGACGACGGCGGCAACTGCGGCCAGATCTTCACCCACTCCCCGCAGGTGTGGCAGGACCCGAACATCGACGACGACGAGGCCGAGCGGTTCCGCGCCGCCAGCGACGAGCACGGCGTCGGCCCGTGGGTCATCCACTCGTCGTACCTCGTGAATCTCTGCACGCCGAAGGACGACCTCCGCGAGAAATCGGTCGACTCGATGCAACAGGAGGTCGACGCCGCCGACAAGCTGGGCATCCCGTACGTGAACGTCCACCTGGGCGCCCACACCGGCGCCGGCGTCGAGCAGGGCCTCGACAACGCAGCCAGCGCGCTGGACGAACTCGACATCCCGGACGGCGTGACCGTCCTCGTCGAGTCCGACGCCGGCTCGGGCACCAAGCTCGGCGGCGACTTCGAGCACCTCGCGGCGGTGCTGGAGCGCTCCGAGCAGGACCTCGACATCTGTCTCGACACCGCCCACGCGTTCGCCGCCGGCTACGACCTCTCGACGGCCGAGGGCGTCGAGGGGACTGTCGCCGAACTCGACGAGGTCGTCGGGCTGGAGCACCTCCGGTGCGTCCACCTCAACGACTCGAAACACGAGTGCGGGACGAACAAGGACGAGCACGCCCACGTCGGCGAGGGGCTCATCGGCGAGGAGGGCATGCGCGCGTTCGTCAACCACGAGGACCTGCGCGACGTGCCGCTCGTGCTGGAGACGCCGACGGAGGACGGCAAGTCCTTCGCGTGGAACATCCAGCGCGTGAAGGAACTGCGGGAGTAA
- a CDS encoding DUF4396 domain-containing protein gives MQVDTVVSRLERAFEPARELFVPPLSDPRVMGAWAVVVAVSTAVLLWDLRERNEAIPSLMKGVWTLTVLYSGPFGLAVYWYAGRTQIPRDSLARRGFRSTAHCYSGCGAGEVTGILLAQGLLGLAVGWVAATTFGFAYLFGFSLTVGPLLQEGVGLREAVADAFYSETPSITVMEVVAIGTDLLLAADAHVGDLLFWGALAFSLSIGYLAAYPVNVALVRVGVKEGMANPAEL, from the coding sequence ATGCAGGTCGACACGGTCGTCAGTCGCCTCGAACGCGCCTTCGAGCCCGCCCGCGAGCTGTTCGTTCCCCCGCTGTCTGACCCGCGCGTGATGGGCGCGTGGGCCGTCGTCGTCGCGGTCTCGACGGCGGTGCTGCTGTGGGACCTCCGCGAGCGCAACGAGGCGATCCCGTCGCTAATGAAGGGTGTCTGGACGCTGACGGTGCTGTACTCCGGACCGTTCGGGCTGGCGGTGTACTGGTACGCCGGTCGAACTCAGATCCCCCGCGATTCGCTGGCGCGGCGCGGTTTCCGGTCGACCGCTCACTGCTACTCAGGCTGCGGCGCCGGCGAGGTGACGGGTATCCTGCTGGCGCAGGGACTGCTCGGACTGGCGGTCGGCTGGGTCGCGGCGACGACGTTCGGGTTCGCGTACCTGTTCGGCTTCTCGTTGACCGTCGGACCCCTGCTGCAGGAGGGCGTCGGCCTCCGCGAGGCCGTCGCCGACGCGTTCTACAGCGAGACGCCGTCGATCACGGTGATGGAGGTCGTCGCGATCGGCACCGACCTCCTGCTCGCGGCCGACGCGCACGTCGGCGACCTCCTGTTCTGGGGCGCGCTGGCGTTCTCGCTGTCGATCGGCTACCTCGCCGCGTACCCGGTGAACGTCGCGCTCGTCCGCGTCGGCGTCAAGGAGGGGATGGCGAACCCGGCGGAGCTGTGA
- a CDS encoding peroxiredoxin family protein — protein sequence MPRSDPKDRPSDPLDVGDPAPEFTATLVTPEGETREASLSELLDRPVLLSFYTVDFSPDCIEEWCAFRDFDWFASGEEVNVVGVSKSGPRLHRQFIDRLDLGFPLYADTDLAISEAFGVAYRTFGVFRRSRRSCFLIDEDGEIRYRWLGEHWLDPTRDTPPVAELHEAVRAELGDEPETFGF from the coding sequence ATGCCACGGTCGGACCCAAAGGATCGGCCGAGCGACCCGCTCGATGTGGGCGATCCCGCCCCCGAGTTCACCGCGACGCTCGTCACTCCCGAAGGGGAGACGCGCGAGGCGTCGCTCTCGGAGTTGCTCGACAGGCCCGTCCTCCTCAGTTTCTACACCGTCGACTTCAGCCCCGACTGCATCGAGGAGTGGTGCGCCTTCCGCGACTTCGACTGGTTCGCCTCCGGCGAGGAGGTGAACGTCGTCGGCGTCTCGAAGTCCGGCCCGCGCCTGCACCGCCAGTTCATCGACCGACTGGATCTGGGCTTCCCGCTGTACGCCGACACCGACCTCGCGATCTCGGAGGCCTTCGGCGTCGCCTACCGGACGTTCGGGGTGTTCCGCCGCTCGCGCCGCTCGTGTTTCCTCATCGACGAGGACGGCGAGATCCGCTACCGTTGGCTCGGCGAGCACTGGCTCGACCCGACGCGCGACACGCCGCCCGTCGCGGAACTCCACGAGGCGGTGCGGGCGGAACTCGGCGACGAGCCCGAGACGTTCGGGTTTTAG
- a CDS encoding lipoate--protein ligase family protein: MSDTDADGDAAGVDRGPLAAREWRLIREEARPGPLNMALDEVAAETAADGGPRTVRVYRWEPSCLSMGYAQDPETVDWDHCADAGVDVTRRQTGGGGIYHDRDGDISYSITAPAEELPGKLLDAYHLLCEPVLDALRALGVDAGYADEERPAIYQPACYLRALHPAHDVCADGGAGRKLSGNAQYRRDESVIQHGSVTFDAKPREHLAVFRDHGVSEERFAERVGGITDYADATRGDAVAAFEESLAGWTDAEAGKWTEAELARAEEIADEKYRSDDWVRERPGRR; encoded by the coding sequence ATGAGCGATACGGACGCCGACGGCGACGCCGCCGGGGTCGACCGCGGCCCCCTCGCCGCCCGCGAGTGGCGCCTGATCCGCGAGGAAGCGCGCCCCGGCCCGCTGAACATGGCGCTCGACGAGGTCGCCGCCGAGACCGCCGCCGACGGCGGCCCGCGGACGGTCCGCGTGTACCGCTGGGAGCCCTCCTGTCTGTCGATGGGGTACGCGCAGGATCCCGAGACGGTTGATTGGGATCACTGCGCCGACGCGGGAGTCGACGTGACGCGCCGGCAGACCGGCGGCGGCGGCATCTACCACGACCGCGACGGCGACATCTCCTACTCGATCACGGCGCCCGCCGAGGAGCTGCCCGGGAAGCTGCTCGACGCCTACCACCTGCTGTGTGAGCCCGTCCTCGACGCTCTCCGCGCGCTCGGCGTCGACGCCGGCTACGCCGACGAGGAGCGCCCGGCGATCTATCAGCCCGCCTGCTACCTCCGCGCGCTGCACCCGGCCCACGACGTGTGCGCCGACGGCGGTGCCGGCCGGAAGCTCTCGGGTAACGCGCAGTACAGGCGGGACGAGAGCGTCATCCAGCACGGCTCGGTGACGTTCGACGCGAAGCCCCGCGAGCACCTGGCGGTCTTCCGAGACCACGGCGTGAGCGAGGAGCGGTTCGCCGAGCGCGTCGGGGGGATCACGGACTACGCGGACGCGACGCGGGGGGACGCCGTCGCCGCCTTCGAGGAGTCGCTGGCGGGGTGGACCGACGCCGAGGCGGGCAAGTGGACCGAGGCGGAGCTTGCGCGGGCGGAGGAGATCGCCGACGAGAAGTACCGATCGGACGACTGGGTGCGCGAGCGGCCGGGACGCCGGTGA
- a CDS encoding serine/threonine-protein kinase RIO2: MVGNVAETMAELEPEDFYLLSGVEQGMRFSEWVNVEKIPEYAGLSEENAEYRIDRCADRDLIRRKTIQYEGYQLTFEGYDALALHTFAERETVTGMGSSLGVGKESDVYEVETYRPMALKFHREGYTNFREVNKERDYTSDNNHVSWQYTARKAAEREYGALEDLYPQVSVPRPIDHNRHAIVMEKLPGPELADAKLRSEQAVGVLDLVLREMDLAYRAGYVHADISEYNVAVSDDGIVIFDWPQSVETDHENADELLARDVDNIVSYFGRKYPSETPDVDADAVADAIVDGEFESVRAFAGSEPEA, from the coding sequence ATGGTCGGAAACGTCGCCGAGACGATGGCCGAACTCGAGCCCGAGGACTTCTATCTCCTCTCGGGCGTCGAGCAGGGCATGCGCTTCTCGGAGTGGGTCAACGTCGAGAAGATCCCGGAGTACGCCGGACTCTCCGAGGAGAACGCCGAGTACCGGATCGACCGCTGTGCCGACCGCGACCTCATCCGGCGCAAGACGATCCAGTACGAGGGGTACCAGCTCACCTTCGAGGGGTACGACGCGCTGGCGCTGCACACGTTCGCGGAGCGCGAGACGGTCACGGGGATGGGGTCGTCGCTGGGCGTCGGGAAGGAAAGCGACGTGTACGAGGTGGAGACGTACCGCCCGATGGCGCTGAAGTTCCACCGCGAGGGGTACACCAACTTCCGCGAGGTGAACAAGGAGCGCGACTACACCAGCGACAACAACCACGTCTCCTGGCAGTACACCGCGCGCAAGGCCGCCGAGCGCGAGTACGGCGCGCTGGAGGACCTCTACCCGCAGGTCTCGGTGCCGCGGCCGATCGACCACAACCGCCACGCGATCGTGATGGAGAAGCTCCCCGGCCCGGAGCTGGCGGACGCGAAGCTCCGATCCGAGCAGGCGGTGGGGGTGCTCGATCTGGTGCTCCGGGAGATGGACCTGGCGTACCGCGCGGGCTACGTCCACGCGGACATCTCCGAGTACAACGTCGCCGTCAGCGACGACGGGATCGTGATCTTCGACTGGCCCCAGTCGGTCGAGACGGACCACGAGAACGCCGACGAACTGCTCGCGCGCGACGTGGACAACATCGTGAGCTACTTCGGGCGGAAGTACCCGAGCGAGACGCCCGACGTCGACGCCGACGCGGTCGCGGACGCGATCGTCGACGGCGAGTTCGAGTCGGTGCGCGCCTTCGCCGGGTCGGAGCCGGAAGCGTAG
- a CDS encoding 50S ribosomal protein L15e, which produces MARSFYSHIKEAWRNQDEGKLAELQWQRKQEWRDEGAIVRIDRPTRLDKARELGYKAKQGVVMARVSVRKGGARKQRHKAGRRTKRQGVNRIGRRKSIQRIGEERVSRKYPNLRVLASYPVGQDGSQKWTEVILVDPEHPAIENDDELNWICDDSQKGRAFRGLTNAGKRNRGLSQRGKGTEKTRPSVSRGDRGGK; this is translated from the coding sequence ATGGCACGAAGCTTCTACTCCCACATCAAGGAAGCCTGGCGGAACCAGGACGAGGGCAAGCTCGCGGAACTGCAGTGGCAGCGCAAGCAGGAGTGGCGCGACGAGGGCGCCATCGTCCGGATCGACCGGCCGACCCGCCTCGACAAGGCGCGCGAACTCGGCTACAAGGCCAAGCAGGGCGTCGTGATGGCGCGCGTCTCCGTCCGCAAGGGCGGCGCGCGCAAGCAGCGCCACAAGGCCGGCCGCCGAACGAAGCGCCAGGGCGTCAACCGCATCGGTCGCCGGAAGTCCATCCAGCGCATCGGCGAGGAGCGCGTCTCGCGGAAGTACCCGAACCTCCGCGTGCTCGCCTCCTACCCGGTGGGCCAGGACGGCTCCCAGAAGTGGACCGAAGTGATCCTCGTCGACCCCGAACACCCCGCGATCGAGAACGACGACGAGCTCAACTGGATCTGCGACGACTCCCAGAAGGGCCGGGCGTTCCGCGGCCTCACGAACGCCGGCAAGCGCAACCGCGGCCTGAGCCAGCGCGGCAAGGGCACCGAGAAGACCCGCCCGTCGGTGTCGCGCGGCGACCGCGGCGGAAAGTAA
- a CDS encoding rhomboid family intramembrane serine protease: MQPADRPASTADWRAFVSTLRRQYRAARTRTTLTVVALTSTVFLLQVVAAWATGAPSVRALTALLYLEGGDAVFLLSPFLHRGVPHFLTNVLVLLVLAPQERHFSPGGYWLFLVAGATLALGVGYAVLLAYSPASNVAVYGISGLGYALGGFALTRGIGHRDDISELDLVAAVVGVSSVLTVSVDLLANLPGAPAAVNGGHLSGLVFGLLVGALWRGTPGVSGTTDES; the protein is encoded by the coding sequence ATGCAGCCAGCGGACCGACCGGCCTCGACCGCCGACTGGCGCGCGTTCGTCTCCACGCTCCGTCGGCAGTACCGTGCGGCACGCACGCGGACGACGCTGACGGTCGTCGCGCTCACGTCGACGGTGTTTCTCCTGCAGGTGGTCGCGGCGTGGGCCACGGGAGCACCGTCGGTACGCGCGCTGACGGCGCTGCTGTACCTCGAAGGGGGCGACGCGGTGTTCCTCCTCTCGCCGTTCCTGCACCGGGGCGTCCCCCACTTCCTCACGAACGTGCTCGTCCTGCTCGTGCTCGCACCCCAGGAGCGGCACTTCTCGCCCGGCGGCTACTGGCTCTTTCTGGTCGCGGGGGCGACGCTCGCGCTCGGCGTCGGCTACGCGGTGCTGCTCGCGTACAGCCCGGCGTCGAACGTCGCCGTCTACGGGATCAGCGGGCTCGGCTACGCGCTCGGGGGGTTCGCGCTGACGCGGGGGATCGGCCACCGGGACGACATCTCCGAGCTTGATCTCGTCGCCGCCGTGGTCGGCGTGTCGTCGGTCCTCACGGTTTCGGTCGACCTCCTCGCGAACCTCCCGGGGGCGCCCGCAGCGGTGAACGGCGGGCACCTCTCGGGGCTCGTGTTCGGACTGCTGGTCGGCGCGCTGTGGCGCGGGACGCCCGGCGTGTCGGGAACCACAGACGAGTCGTAG
- a CDS encoding uracil-DNA glycosylase, with product MSEQSLDADLCVSDCERCPALVESRSRIVNGAGPTDADLVFVGEAPGANEDEEGEPFVGRSGTVLDDALRDVGLARADVRITNCVRCRPPDNRDPHSEELDNCRGYLAEELARVDPELVVTLGKVPSQHLLGRSVAVTKEAGEVFDARVGDAAVRLLVCLHPAATLYDRNQADAFEETIRTAAELSGLADGGSGGQSSLGDY from the coding sequence ATGAGCGAGCAGTCGCTGGACGCGGACCTGTGCGTGTCCGACTGCGAGCGCTGTCCGGCGCTCGTGGAGTCGCGATCGCGGATCGTCAACGGCGCCGGCCCGACCGACGCCGACCTCGTGTTCGTCGGCGAGGCGCCGGGCGCGAACGAGGACGAGGAGGGAGAGCCGTTCGTCGGCCGCTCCGGGACCGTGCTGGACGACGCGCTGCGCGACGTCGGGCTCGCGCGCGCCGACGTTCGCATCACGAACTGCGTGCGCTGCCGCCCGCCGGACAACCGCGACCCCCACAGCGAGGAGCTGGACAACTGTCGCGGCTACCTCGCCGAGGAGCTCGCGCGCGTCGACCCCGAGCTCGTCGTCACGCTCGGGAAGGTGCCCTCCCAGCACCTCCTCGGCCGCTCGGTCGCCGTGACGAAGGAGGCCGGCGAGGTGTTCGACGCCCGCGTCGGCGACGCGGCGGTCCGCCTGCTGGTGTGTCTCCACCCGGCCGCGACGCTGTACGACCGGAACCAGGCCGACGCGTTCGAGGAGACGATCCGGACGGCTGCGGAGCTGTCGGGACTGGCGGACGGGGGGTCGGGCGGGCAATCCTCGCTGGGCGACTACTGA
- a CDS encoding DUF99 family protein, which yields MTSGTRAIGVAVSADGRSDADPPARATVAAAVVRGDRVVDGLSFSTCTVGGSDATAAVVDCLDRLDRPDARNVLIAGVAPAWFNLIDLRGVHEAADRPVVAVSFEASAGLEPHLREHFADDALDRRLAVYGSLPEREPIRLDGDEVGGGGGDGDGAERGDDPDDGDDPENRDDPENRDDPENRDDPENRDDPENRDDPENGCDPDLWLRSVGVDTEAAAQVVAAHTPDGQGRPEPLRVARLAARAGRSYVDRRTGTVSGDAPDSASDGARDG from the coding sequence GTGACCTCCGGAACCCGCGCCATCGGCGTCGCCGTCTCGGCCGACGGTCGGTCGGACGCCGACCCGCCGGCGCGCGCGACGGTCGCGGCGGCGGTCGTCCGCGGGGACCGCGTGGTCGACGGACTCTCGTTTTCGACGTGTACCGTGGGCGGCAGCGACGCGACCGCCGCCGTCGTCGACTGCCTCGACCGTTTAGACCGGCCGGACGCCCGCAACGTGCTGATCGCGGGCGTCGCCCCCGCGTGGTTCAACCTGATCGACCTCCGCGGGGTGCACGAGGCGGCCGATCGGCCCGTCGTCGCAGTCTCGTTCGAGGCCAGCGCGGGGCTGGAGCCGCACCTGCGCGAGCATTTCGCCGACGACGCGCTCGACCGTCGGCTGGCCGTCTACGGGTCGCTTCCCGAGCGCGAACCGATCCGCCTCGACGGCGACGAGGTCGGGGGCGGCGGGGGTGACGGAGACGGAGCGGAACGCGGAGACGATCCGGATGACGGGGACGACCCGGAGAACAGGGACGACCCGGAGAACAGGGACGACCCGGAGAACAGGGACGACCCGGAGAACAGGGACGACCCGGAGAACAGGGACGACCCGGAGAACGGTTGCGACCCCGATCTCTGGCTTCGCTCCGTCGGCGTCGACACCGAGGCTGCCGCGCAGGTCGTCGCCGCACACACCCCGGACGGGCAGGGTCGTCCGGAGCCGCTTCGGGTCGCCCGGCTCGCGGCGCGCGCCGGACGGTCGTACGTCGACCGCCGGACGGGGACCGTGTCGGGTGACGCGCCGGACTCGGCGTCGGACGGGGCCCGAGACGGGTAG
- a CDS encoding DUF5786 family protein, protein MGFGSYDESEQENQQLDSDLDQDTVGGGEADHDGDVEFEFEASNDELLDKLEQIKD, encoded by the coding sequence ATGGGCTTCGGAAGCTACGACGAATCCGAACAGGAGAACCAGCAGCTCGATTCGGATCTCGACCAGGACACCGTCGGCGGCGGCGAGGCCGACCACGACGGCGACGTCGAGTTCGAGTTCGAAGCCTCGAACGACGAACTCCTCGACAAGCTCGAGCAGATCAAGGACTGA
- a CDS encoding MBL fold metallo-hydrolase → MDAVNVTADAEEFTCNAYFVDGAASTLVDAGTMPGVVDVVAEHADDLDRVILTHQHHDHVGELDAVLDAFDAELYAYGDHPRRDHALADGDEVSIGDETAEVVYTPGHAADHVSLVAETALFSGDVVVYNDGAFDDGSFGRTDMAGQSRERLVESLRELLDRLPDSVESLYAGHGDAFHADPGGDAVRDVIERALARAERREPKYPEE, encoded by the coding sequence ATGGACGCGGTCAACGTCACGGCCGACGCGGAGGAGTTCACCTGCAACGCGTACTTCGTCGACGGCGCGGCGTCGACGCTCGTCGACGCGGGGACGATGCCCGGCGTCGTCGACGTGGTGGCCGAGCACGCCGACGACCTCGACCGGGTGATCCTCACCCACCAACACCACGACCACGTGGGCGAGTTGGACGCCGTGCTCGACGCGTTCGACGCCGAGCTGTACGCGTACGGCGATCACCCGCGACGCGATCACGCGCTCGCCGACGGCGACGAGGTCTCGATCGGCGACGAGACGGCAGAGGTCGTCTACACACCCGGTCACGCCGCCGACCACGTCTCGCTGGTCGCCGAGACCGCGCTGTTCTCCGGCGACGTGGTCGTGTACAACGACGGCGCCTTCGACGACGGCTCGTTCGGCAGAACCGACATGGCCGGCCAGTCGCGCGAGCGCCTCGTCGAGAGCCTCCGGGAACTGCTCGACCGGCTTCCCGACTCCGTCGAGTCGCTGTACGCGGGCCACGGCGACGCGTTCCACGCCGACCCCGGCGGCGACGCCGTGCGCGACGTGATCGAGCGGGCGCTCGCGCGCGCCGAGCGCCGCGAGCCGAAGTATCCGGAGGAGTAG
- a CDS encoding 50S ribosomal protein L40e: MAQFDAAERRTLNKLICMRCNARNPQRAENCRKCGYGNLRPKAKEPRTA, from the coding sequence ATGGCTCAATTCGACGCGGCCGAGCGCCGCACGCTCAACAAGCTCATCTGCATGCGGTGCAACGCTCGCAACCCCCAGCGCGCGGAGAACTGTCGCAAGTGCGGCTACGGGAACCTCCGCCCCAAGGCCAAGGAGCCGCGGACCGCGTAA
- a CDS encoding thioredoxin family protein yields MSVRLKDFYADWCGPCKTQDPILDELEEDYPDVDFEKVDVEEEQEIANQYQVRSLPTLIVENDDGVVDRFVGVTQREDLEEALAQAGA; encoded by the coding sequence ATGAGCGTCCGACTCAAGGACTTCTACGCGGACTGGTGTGGCCCCTGTAAGACCCAGGACCCGATCCTCGACGAGCTCGAGGAGGACTATCCCGACGTGGACTTCGAGAAGGTCGACGTCGAGGAGGAACAGGAGATCGCGAACCAGTACCAGGTGCGCTCGCTCCCCACCCTCATCGTCGAGAACGACGACGGCGTCGTCGACCGGTTCGTCGGCGTCACCCAGCGCGAGGACCTGGAGGAGGCGCTCGCGCAGGCCGGCGCGTAA
- a CDS encoding preprotein translocase subunit Sec61beta, with translation MSSGQNSGGLMSSAGLVRYFDAEDRNAIRIDPKTVVAFGLLFGILVLILGFAF, from the coding sequence ATGAGCAGCGGCCAGAACAGCGGCGGCCTGATGTCCAGCGCGGGGCTCGTCCGCTACTTCGACGCGGAGGACCGCAACGCGATCCGGATCGACCCGAAGACCGTCGTGGCCTTCGGGCTCCTCTTCGGGATCCTCGTGTTGATCCTCGGGTTCGCGTTCTGA
- the pdxT gene encoding pyridoxal 5'-phosphate synthase glutaminase subunit PdxT yields MKAGVIAVQGDVSEHADTVRRAAASHGVDAAVVEIRDAGVVPECDVLLMPGGESTTISRLLREEGIDEEVRDHVAADKPLLATCAGLIVASRDAKDDRVATLDVLDVSVDRNAFGRQADSFEAPLSVTGLDEPFPAVFIRAPVIDEVGEGVEVLAEWDGDPVAVKQGSVIATSFHPELTPDSRIHDLAFFGQEHAAIPADDDAEADSGSGADADADSGADADAGVDA; encoded by the coding sequence ATGAAAGCGGGCGTTATCGCCGTCCAGGGCGACGTCTCCGAGCACGCCGACACGGTCCGCCGCGCGGCCGCGAGCCACGGCGTCGACGCGGCGGTCGTCGAGATCCGCGACGCCGGCGTCGTTCCGGAGTGCGACGTGTTGCTGATGCCGGGCGGCGAGTCGACGACGATCTCCCGGCTGCTGCGCGAGGAGGGGATCGACGAGGAGGTCCGCGACCACGTCGCCGCCGACAAGCCCCTGCTCGCGACGTGTGCGGGGCTCATCGTCGCCTCCCGCGACGCCAAGGACGACCGCGTCGCGACGCTGGACGTGCTCGACGTGAGCGTCGACCGCAACGCGTTCGGCCGGCAGGCGGACTCCTTCGAGGCGCCGCTCTCGGTGACCGGGCTCGACGAGCCGTTCCCCGCGGTGTTCATCCGCGCGCCCGTCATCGACGAGGTCGGCGAGGGCGTCGAGGTGCTCGCCGAGTGGGACGGCGACCCGGTCGCCGTCAAGCAGGGCTCGGTGATCGCCACGTCGTTCCACCCCGAGTTGACGCCCGACTCGCGGATCCACGACCTGGCGTTCTTCGGGCAGGAGCACGCCGCGATCCCGGCGGACGACGATGCCGAGGCGGACTCAGGTTCCGGCGCGGACGCCGACGCCGATTCCGGTGCCGACGCCGACGCGGGGGTCGACGCGTGA